One region of Myxocyprinus asiaticus isolate MX2 ecotype Aquarium Trade chromosome 38, UBuf_Myxa_2, whole genome shotgun sequence genomic DNA includes:
- the st6gal1 gene encoding beta-galactoside alpha-2,6-sialyltransferase 1 isoform X1, producing the protein MRYKIPGAAMDRVSVVWRLRRRARRGALCMALFCMTMALLYTICAENSITVTDAIFGVKARTRAQPRTHAVVKVLRGTGGSKPIYTDPQKLPGVIPGDPQKPIPILSSVNYSVEGTYKDHNLRGKIKERGLFYWLLAQPLRRALETIFGGRRRGDVGAANGDAVVFGPNGALGEVWNDEMSTTMLGKRLRKVVQNYQAMNKYGVRYSGPEGAAHRSKLSGPELLCQINEMVQIATITPDMEPFAELPWAAQLPPRPLTSDIGPFKTCAVVSSAGSLKNSGLGKEIDAHDAVIRFNAAPTAGFEKDVGSKTTVRLINSQVMASEDHHFLSSSLYSTGILVSWDPAPYSSNLHEWYNKTDYPIFKQYQRYRRLHPQQPFYILHPRMEWQLWQRIQDNMAEPIQKNPPSSGLLGTILMMSLCDVVHVYEFLPSRRKTELCHYYQQFNDAACTLGAYHPLMYEKNMVKRMNQGSDHDIYTHGRVTLPGFITLNCTRSSTSKTLSKT; encoded by the exons ATCCCAGGGGCTGCCATGGATCGTGTTAGCGTAGTTTGGCGGTTGAGGCGTCGTGCCCGTCGAGGAGCCCTGTGCATGGCACTGTTCTGTATGACTATGGCTCTTCTATACACAATCTGTGCTGAAAACAGCAtaacagttacagatgccattttcGGGGTGAAGGCAAGAACTCGAGCTCAACCACGAACACACGCTGTTGTTAAG GTATTGCGGGGAACAGGAGGATCGAAGCCCATTTATACTGACCCTCAAAAGCTCCCAGGTGTCATTCCTGGAGATCCTCAAAAGCCTATTCCTATCCTGTCCTCTGTCAACTACTCTGTGGAGGGCACTTATAAGGACCACAACCTCAGGGGCAAAATAAAAGAGCGTGGGCTATTTTACTGGCTTCTGGCCCAACCGCTGAGACGTGCTCTGGAGACTATATTTGGAGGGCGACGGAGAGGAGATGTGGGTGCTGCAAATGGGGATGCTGTTGTTTTTGGGCCTAATGGAGCACTCGGAGAGGTCTGGAATGATGAGATGTCAACCACCATGCTGGGAAAAAGGCTGAGGAAGGTGGTACAGAACTATCAG GCAATGAATAAATATGGGGTCCGGTACTCTGGACCTGAGGGTGCAGCACATCGGTCTAAACTTAGTGGCCCTGAACTTCTATGTCAGATAAATGAGATGGTGCAGATTGCAACTATAACACCAGATATGGAGCCATTTGCTGAGTTGCCCTGGGCCGCTCAGTTACCTCCACGGCCACTGACCTCTGACATCGGCCCATTCAAAACCTGTGCAGTGGTATCATCTGCAGGTTCTCTTAAAAATTCTGGATTAGGGAAAGAAATAG ATGCTCATGATGCAGTGATAAGGTTCAATGCTGCACCGACTGCAGGCTTTGAGAAAGACGTGGGCTCTAAAACGACAGTACGTCTGATCAATTCCCAG GTAATGGCATCAGAAGACCACCATTTCCTCTCCAGTTCTTTGTACAGTACAGGAATTTTAGTAAGCTGGGATCCTGCCCCTTATTCCTCCAATCTACATGAG TGGTACAACAAGACAGATTACCCAATATTTAAACAGTATCAGCGATATAGACGACTACACCCTCAACAGCCATTTTATATTCTGCACCCACGAATGGAATGGCAACTGTGGCAGCGAATACAAGACAATATGGCCGAGCCTATACAAAAAAACCCACCCTCATCAGGCCTGCTGG GCACAATTCTAATGATGTCCCTGTGTGACGTGGTACATGTGTATGAATTCCTACCCTCACGACGGAAAACCGAGCTGTGCCACTACTACCAGCAATTTAATGATGCCGCATGCACCCTAGGAGCCTACCACCCATTAATGTATGAGAAGAACATGGTAAAGAGGATGAACCAGGGCTCTGACCATGACATCTATACACATGGCAGGGTCACACTCCCAGGGTTTATAACACTTAACTGCACTCGTAGCTCTACTTCCAAGACTCTGTCAAAGACATAA
- the st6gal1 gene encoding beta-galactoside alpha-2,6-sialyltransferase 1 isoform X2, whose translation MDRVSVVWRLRRRARRGALCMALFCMTMALLYTICAENSITVTDAIFGVKARTRAQPRTHAVVKVLRGTGGSKPIYTDPQKLPGVIPGDPQKPIPILSSVNYSVEGTYKDHNLRGKIKERGLFYWLLAQPLRRALETIFGGRRRGDVGAANGDAVVFGPNGALGEVWNDEMSTTMLGKRLRKVVQNYQAMNKYGVRYSGPEGAAHRSKLSGPELLCQINEMVQIATITPDMEPFAELPWAAQLPPRPLTSDIGPFKTCAVVSSAGSLKNSGLGKEIDAHDAVIRFNAAPTAGFEKDVGSKTTVRLINSQVMASEDHHFLSSSLYSTGILVSWDPAPYSSNLHEWYNKTDYPIFKQYQRYRRLHPQQPFYILHPRMEWQLWQRIQDNMAEPIQKNPPSSGLLGTILMMSLCDVVHVYEFLPSRRKTELCHYYQQFNDAACTLGAYHPLMYEKNMVKRMNQGSDHDIYTHGRVTLPGFITLNCTRSSTSKTLSKT comes from the exons ATGGATCGTGTTAGCGTAGTTTGGCGGTTGAGGCGTCGTGCCCGTCGAGGAGCCCTGTGCATGGCACTGTTCTGTATGACTATGGCTCTTCTATACACAATCTGTGCTGAAAACAGCAtaacagttacagatgccattttcGGGGTGAAGGCAAGAACTCGAGCTCAACCACGAACACACGCTGTTGTTAAG GTATTGCGGGGAACAGGAGGATCGAAGCCCATTTATACTGACCCTCAAAAGCTCCCAGGTGTCATTCCTGGAGATCCTCAAAAGCCTATTCCTATCCTGTCCTCTGTCAACTACTCTGTGGAGGGCACTTATAAGGACCACAACCTCAGGGGCAAAATAAAAGAGCGTGGGCTATTTTACTGGCTTCTGGCCCAACCGCTGAGACGTGCTCTGGAGACTATATTTGGAGGGCGACGGAGAGGAGATGTGGGTGCTGCAAATGGGGATGCTGTTGTTTTTGGGCCTAATGGAGCACTCGGAGAGGTCTGGAATGATGAGATGTCAACCACCATGCTGGGAAAAAGGCTGAGGAAGGTGGTACAGAACTATCAG GCAATGAATAAATATGGGGTCCGGTACTCTGGACCTGAGGGTGCAGCACATCGGTCTAAACTTAGTGGCCCTGAACTTCTATGTCAGATAAATGAGATGGTGCAGATTGCAACTATAACACCAGATATGGAGCCATTTGCTGAGTTGCCCTGGGCCGCTCAGTTACCTCCACGGCCACTGACCTCTGACATCGGCCCATTCAAAACCTGTGCAGTGGTATCATCTGCAGGTTCTCTTAAAAATTCTGGATTAGGGAAAGAAATAG ATGCTCATGATGCAGTGATAAGGTTCAATGCTGCACCGACTGCAGGCTTTGAGAAAGACGTGGGCTCTAAAACGACAGTACGTCTGATCAATTCCCAG GTAATGGCATCAGAAGACCACCATTTCCTCTCCAGTTCTTTGTACAGTACAGGAATTTTAGTAAGCTGGGATCCTGCCCCTTATTCCTCCAATCTACATGAG TGGTACAACAAGACAGATTACCCAATATTTAAACAGTATCAGCGATATAGACGACTACACCCTCAACAGCCATTTTATATTCTGCACCCACGAATGGAATGGCAACTGTGGCAGCGAATACAAGACAATATGGCCGAGCCTATACAAAAAAACCCACCCTCATCAGGCCTGCTGG GCACAATTCTAATGATGTCCCTGTGTGACGTGGTACATGTGTATGAATTCCTACCCTCACGACGGAAAACCGAGCTGTGCCACTACTACCAGCAATTTAATGATGCCGCATGCACCCTAGGAGCCTACCACCCATTAATGTATGAGAAGAACATGGTAAAGAGGATGAACCAGGGCTCTGACCATGACATCTATACACATGGCAGGGTCACACTCCCAGGGTTTATAACACTTAACTGCACTCGTAGCTCTACTTCCAAGACTCTGTCAAAGACATAA